In Luteitalea sp. TBR-22, one genomic interval encodes:
- a CDS encoding DinB family protein, whose product MSAASPLAETWAIGARVSTYLLAGVPAAALDGSPSGKGRTVRDLFAHIHDVRLLWLKAARPDLMEGLAKIGSGSTADHAALAAALDASAAAIERMVAEAAAGDGRVKGFKPHATAFVGYLLSHEAHHRGQITQALRIAGMPLDKKVSFGLWEWGVR is encoded by the coding sequence GTGAGCGCAGCGTCACCCCTCGCGGAGACGTGGGCCATCGGCGCCCGCGTCTCCACCTACCTGCTGGCGGGTGTGCCTGCGGCGGCGCTCGACGGGTCGCCGTCGGGCAAGGGGCGCACCGTGCGTGACCTGTTCGCGCACATCCACGACGTGCGACTGCTGTGGCTCAAGGCGGCGCGGCCCGACCTGATGGAGGGCCTGGCGAAGATCGGGTCGGGCAGCACGGCCGATCACGCTGCACTGGCCGCGGCGCTCGACGCGTCAGCCGCCGCCATCGAACGGATGGTCGCCGAGGCGGCGGCGGGCGACGGGCGCGTCAAGGGGTTCAAGCCGCACGCGACGGCGTTTGTCGGCTACCTGTTGTCGCACGAAGCCCATCATCGCGGGCAGATCACGCAGGCGCTCCGGATTGCCGGCATGCCGCTCGACAAGAAGGTCTCGTTCGGGCTGTGGGAGTGGGGCGTGCGCTGA
- a CDS encoding DUF2785 domain-containing protein → MAPIEGQGRRAVLATGLSAVGVLLSVRGLGATQGVATGVTGRRPRSFWTAIVESEYAVPLGQAPVDLLLELGRHFGDPDPVLRDRCGYGITARWVVREKRLSNADLQRLATAWLPGLRAGAVPEGGDAVLYRSFSALGLSLVVAADLGQHALDASTVSALVDLGSHQLRTNTDRRGFEPGLGWVHVTAHTADLLKFLGRHPLLTTAHQRLLLDAVAITVTSAPTVFQWGEDERLSRAAASVLRRDDADPRVIDGFLDTLQQVGSRVDWDQPLANGGVGPALNAKAVLKDLHLVLSVAGKDERRQQVLRRLEALP, encoded by the coding sequence ATGGCGCCAATCGAGGGGCAGGGGCGGCGAGCCGTGCTGGCCACCGGCCTGTCCGCCGTGGGCGTGCTGTTGTCGGTGCGTGGCCTCGGCGCGACCCAGGGCGTGGCGACGGGCGTCACCGGCCGACGTCCCCGATCGTTCTGGACGGCCATCGTCGAGAGTGAGTACGCGGTGCCGCTGGGGCAGGCGCCGGTCGACCTGCTGCTGGAACTGGGACGTCATTTCGGGGATCCCGACCCGGTGCTGCGCGACCGGTGTGGCTACGGGATCACCGCTCGCTGGGTCGTCCGCGAGAAGCGGCTGTCCAATGCCGATCTCCAGCGCCTGGCGACCGCGTGGTTGCCGGGGCTGCGTGCCGGTGCCGTTCCCGAGGGCGGAGATGCGGTGCTGTACCGCTCGTTCAGCGCGCTCGGGCTCTCGCTCGTGGTGGCCGCCGACCTCGGCCAGCACGCCCTCGACGCCTCCACCGTGTCGGCGCTGGTCGACCTCGGGTCGCACCAACTGCGGACCAACACCGACCGGCGGGGCTTCGAGCCCGGACTGGGGTGGGTACACGTCACGGCACACACGGCCGACCTGCTGAAGTTCCTCGGCCGCCACCCGCTCCTGACGACGGCGCATCAACGGCTGCTGCTCGACGCCGTCGCCATCACCGTCACGTCTGCGCCAACGGTGTTCCAGTGGGGCGAGGACGAGCGTCTCTCCAGGGCCGCCGCCTCGGTGTTGCGTCGCGACGATGCCGACCCGCGAGTGATCGATGGGTTCCTCGACACCCTGCAACAGGTCGGCAGCCGCGTCGACTGGGATCAGCCACTCGCCAACGGCGGCGTCGGCCCGGCCCTCAACGCCAAGGCGGTGCTGAAGGATCTCCACCTGGTCCTGTCGGTGGCGGGCAAGGACGAGCGACGTCAGCAGGTGCTGCGTCGCCTCGAGGCGCTGCCCTGA
- a CDS encoding DUF1080 domain-containing protein, whose protein sequence is MRSVVLALALTLSAHVTHAEERPLFNGRDLTGWTHVGAGQVVVENGLLKTVGGMGLLYYAGEKFGDCVIRVVYRTTTVDDNSGIFVRIPEPPKDAWQAVHTGYEIQILENFPSNYVLSEHQKKFGTSWHTTGAIYSMSPALAKPQKPVGEWNTMEIELRGPRTMVRLNGVLVNDFVEGSTVPPREHSYEPVRGRRPDVGYIGIQNHHEPQTVLFREITVIR, encoded by the coding sequence ATGCGCAGCGTCGTCCTCGCCCTGGCCCTGACCCTCTCGGCCCACGTGACCCATGCCGAGGAACGCCCCCTGTTCAACGGGCGCGACCTCACGGGCTGGACGCACGTCGGCGCCGGACAGGTCGTCGTCGAGAACGGCCTGCTGAAGACGGTCGGCGGCATGGGGTTGCTGTACTACGCCGGCGAGAAGTTCGGCGACTGCGTGATCCGCGTCGTCTATCGCACGACAACGGTCGACGACAACTCCGGGATCTTCGTGCGCATCCCCGAGCCGCCGAAGGACGCGTGGCAGGCGGTGCACACCGGCTACGAGATCCAGATCCTGGAGAATTTCCCGTCCAACTACGTGCTGTCCGAGCACCAGAAGAAGTTCGGCACCTCGTGGCACACGACCGGCGCGATCTACTCGATGAGTCCGGCCCTGGCCAAGCCGCAGAAGCCGGTGGGCGAGTGGAACACGATGGAGATCGAGTTGCGCGGCCCTCGCACGATGGTGCGCCTCAATGGCGTGCTCGTGAACGACTTCGTGGAAGGCTCGACGGTACCGCCGCGCGAGCACTCGTACGAGCCGGTGCGTGGCCGCCGACCGGATGTCGGTTACATCGGCATCCAGAACCACCACGAGCCGCAGACCGTACTGTTCAGGGAGATCACGGTCATCAGGTAG
- a CDS encoding potassium channel family protein, producing the protein MPGPVLPPRAADAELHALLVTLVLALFVGPPLTQAGLVGPWLVQVLFAAIVAAGALAVAHRSRPVLRVAMAAFVAVTMLARWQRDAVGTPGWQLADAVCSALAIALFAGVILRRVFSDGPITLGRIEGAVAVYLLVGVLWALLYEGILLRDPGALAVATGRPVTESDLSYYSFVTLTTVGYGDVTPVAPVARSLAVMEALIGQLYPAVLIARLVSLEIAHRPPRT; encoded by the coding sequence ATGCCTGGCCCGGTCCTCCCCCCACGCGCGGCCGACGCCGAACTCCACGCGCTGCTCGTGACGCTGGTGCTCGCCCTGTTCGTCGGGCCGCCGCTGACGCAGGCCGGCCTGGTGGGCCCGTGGCTGGTTCAGGTGCTGTTTGCGGCGATCGTCGCGGCCGGCGCGCTGGCCGTGGCACACCGGAGCCGCCCGGTGCTCCGCGTTGCCATGGCGGCGTTCGTCGCCGTCACGATGCTGGCCCGCTGGCAGCGGGACGCGGTCGGCACGCCGGGATGGCAGCTGGCCGACGCGGTGTGCTCGGCCCTGGCGATCGCCCTGTTCGCCGGAGTCATCCTCCGCCGGGTCTTCAGCGACGGCCCCATCACGCTGGGCCGGATCGAGGGGGCGGTGGCGGTCTACCTGCTGGTCGGCGTGCTCTGGGCCCTCCTCTACGAGGGCATCCTGCTGCGCGACCCGGGCGCCCTGGCGGTGGCGACCGGCCGCCCGGTGACCGAGTCCGACCTGAGCTACTACTCCTTCGTGACGCTCACCACCGTCGGCTACGGGGACGTCACGCCGGTGGCGCCCGTGGCCCGCTCCCTGGCGGTGATGGAAGCGCTGATCGGCCAGTTGTATCCGGCCGTCCTGATCGCGCGGCTGGTGTCGCTCGAGATCGCCCACCGCCCCCCGCGCACCTGA
- a CDS encoding DUF1080 domain-containing protein — MRLPALLLLGLALQAAPVVSPSPAWQDVPASEWRTLFNGRDLSGWTVKLAHHEVGDNYADTFRVEDGVIAVRYDKYGDDFGARFGHLFFDEPFSYYVLSLEYRIRGSQQKGGPSYARLNSGVMIHSQAPRTILKDQDWPISVEAQFLAGNQTTMNVCTPGTEIFMGGTMVKAHCTNSSSRRYVEDGQWVSVQVEVLGNEHVRHYIDGQLVLAYERPTIGGGVATGFDPAVKVDGTPLASGYIGLQAESQPVEFRNIRLLDLSGCMDKASRAYRPWFVHADAAACRR; from the coding sequence ATGCGCCTTCCTGCCCTGCTGTTGCTCGGCCTCGCCCTTCAGGCCGCGCCCGTCGTGTCGCCGTCGCCGGCCTGGCAGGACGTGCCCGCCAGCGAGTGGCGCACGCTCTTCAACGGGCGCGATCTCTCGGGATGGACGGTCAAGCTCGCCCACCACGAGGTCGGTGACAACTACGCCGACACGTTCCGCGTCGAGGACGGCGTCATCGCCGTGCGCTACGACAAGTACGGCGACGACTTCGGGGCGCGCTTCGGTCACCTGTTCTTCGACGAGCCGTTCTCCTACTACGTGCTCTCGCTGGAGTACCGGATTCGTGGGTCGCAACAGAAGGGCGGGCCCTCGTACGCGCGCCTGAACAGCGGCGTGATGATCCACAGCCAGGCGCCTCGCACGATCCTGAAGGATCAGGACTGGCCCATCTCGGTCGAAGCGCAGTTCCTGGCCGGCAACCAGACCACGATGAACGTGTGCACGCCGGGCACCGAGATCTTCATGGGCGGCACGATGGTCAAGGCCCACTGCACCAACTCCTCGTCGCGCCGCTACGTCGAGGACGGCCAGTGGGTGTCGGTGCAGGTGGAAGTCCTCGGCAACGAACACGTCCGCCACTACATCGACGGGCAGTTGGTCCTCGCCTACGAGCGCCCGACGATCGGCGGCGGCGTGGCCACCGGCTTCGACCCCGCCGTGAAGGTCGACGGCACGCCGCTGGCCTCCGGCTACATCGGACTGCAGGCCGAGAGCCAGCCCGTCGAGTTCCGGAACATCCGCCTCCTCGACCTGTCCGGCTGCATGGACAAGGCGTCGCGCGCATACCGCCCCTGGTTCGTCCATGCCGACGCAGCGGCATGTCGCCGATAG
- a CDS encoding mechanosensitive ion channel family protein, protein MTNLMPRRHARAVAILIGLLALATLSPLAFAQPPAAATQPAPAAEPSLATDRRLVQRVPEAEHAELRLANRLIVVFRAAILPRRPKERVESALRRLDALVEDNLTGPVTTRTFAGATVLVVAGRDAFALVPDDVDEGGAEDLQALALSTAAQLELALAEAAEARTPRRLLVAGLRTLLATILLALALVALHRLHRLVTRRAFLAAQAGLARTRVGDGHIVRSSRLYDAVRRVARFIALAVAAFLIYAWLAYTLQLFPVTRPWGEALGGYLVATGKSLAWGAVLALPGLFTAAIIFLCARFAVRLVTLLFNAIEQDRLKVTALSGPRAAPTRRLVTTLIWLFAVVVAYPYLPGSNTEAFKGVSVFVGLVVSLGSSGIVSQYMSGFMLTYSDALAPGEYVRAGDVEGTVRSLGMLSTKIVTPRNEEVTIPNAVMIAGTTTNYSRRAAQGVLAPAVVTIGYDTPWRQVEAMLLLAASRTPGLRAVPAPEVWQTALADFYIEYTLLVCVDDPTARVVVLSRLHAEIQDAFNEHGVQIMSPHYVLDPKAAKVVPPSQWYPAPARRPDEGA, encoded by the coding sequence GTGACCAACCTCATGCCTCGGCGTCACGCTCGCGCGGTGGCCATCCTGATCGGCCTGCTCGCCCTTGCGACGCTGTCGCCACTCGCCTTCGCGCAGCCGCCTGCAGCAGCCACGCAACCCGCCCCGGCCGCCGAGCCTTCCCTCGCCACCGATCGCCGGCTGGTGCAGCGCGTGCCGGAGGCCGAGCACGCCGAGCTGCGCCTGGCCAATCGCCTCATCGTGGTGTTCCGTGCAGCCATCCTGCCGCGCCGACCGAAGGAGCGCGTCGAGAGTGCCCTGCGGCGGCTGGATGCCCTGGTCGAGGACAACCTCACCGGCCCGGTGACGACGCGGACCTTCGCCGGGGCCACCGTGCTCGTCGTGGCGGGGCGCGACGCGTTCGCGCTGGTGCCTGACGACGTCGATGAGGGCGGCGCCGAGGACCTGCAGGCCCTCGCCCTCTCGACCGCCGCACAACTGGAACTCGCCCTCGCCGAAGCGGCCGAGGCGCGGACGCCCAGGCGGCTCCTCGTGGCCGGGCTCCGCACGCTGCTCGCGACCATCCTCCTGGCGCTCGCGCTGGTCGCCCTGCATCGCCTGCATCGCCTGGTGACGCGTCGCGCGTTCCTCGCCGCGCAGGCCGGGCTGGCGCGCACGCGGGTCGGCGACGGCCACATCGTGCGCAGTTCGCGGCTGTACGACGCGGTGCGTCGCGTGGCGCGCTTCATCGCGCTGGCCGTGGCGGCCTTCCTGATCTACGCCTGGCTGGCCTACACGCTGCAGCTGTTCCCCGTCACCCGTCCGTGGGGCGAGGCGCTCGGCGGCTACCTCGTCGCCACCGGCAAGAGCCTCGCGTGGGGCGCGGTACTGGCGCTGCCCGGCCTGTTCACGGCGGCGATCATCTTCCTTTGCGCGCGCTTCGCGGTGCGCCTCGTGACGCTGCTGTTCAACGCCATCGAGCAGGATCGACTCAAGGTGACCGCCTTGAGCGGCCCGCGCGCCGCGCCGACGCGGCGCCTGGTCACGACCTTGATCTGGCTGTTCGCCGTGGTGGTCGCGTACCCCTACCTGCCCGGGAGCAACACGGAGGCCTTCAAGGGCGTGAGCGTGTTCGTCGGCCTGGTCGTCTCGCTCGGCTCGAGCGGCATCGTCAGCCAGTACATGAGCGGCTTCATGCTGACCTACAGCGACGCGCTCGCGCCCGGCGAGTACGTGCGCGCCGGCGACGTCGAGGGCACCGTGCGATCGCTCGGCATGCTGTCGACCAAGATCGTGACGCCGCGCAACGAGGAGGTCACGATCCCGAACGCGGTCATGATCGCCGGGACGACGACCAACTACTCGCGACGCGCGGCGCAGGGCGTGCTGGCCCCTGCCGTGGTCACCATCGGGTACGACACGCCGTGGCGCCAGGTGGAGGCGATGCTGCTGCTCGCCGCCTCGCGCACGCCGGGCCTGCGCGCCGTGCCGGCGCCCGAGGTGTGGCAGACGGCGCTCGCGGACTTCTACATCGAGTACACGCTCCTGGTGTGCGTGGACGACCCGACCGCCCGCGTCGTGGTGCTGTCGCGCCTGCACGCCGAGATCCAGGACGCCTTCAACGAACACGGCGTCCAGATCATGTCGCCCCACTACGTGCTCGATCCGAAGGCAGCCAAGGTGGTGCCCCCGTCCCAGTGGTATCCGGCCCCGGCCAGGCGCCCCGACGAGGGCGCCTGA
- a CDS encoding inositol-3-phosphate synthase, with product MTTSHPTPPTGRLGVLTPGLGAVASTFMAGVIAARQGRAVPIGSLSQLAHLPATDTADRRFVRDAVPLATLDDLVFGGWDPISTTALDAARTARVLAAADIDPIADELARIVTMPAVFDRRWVSRLDGPNVKPLASKWDQAHALMDDMADFKVRHRCDRLVMVWCGSTEAWSAPAPVHASVATFEQGLKTNDPAIAPSQIYAYAALMAGVPFANGAPNLTLDLPCMTELAQVRGVPVAGKDFKTGQTWMKTLLAPGIKARMLGLRGWYSTNILGNRDGEVLDAPENFKSKEVSKLGVLDSILEPGTYPDLYGRLDHVVRINYYPPRGDDKEGWDNLDIFGWLGYPMQIKVDFLCRDSILAAPIVLDLALFLDLAHRAGSSGVQEWLSFYLKAPQGAGAAAVNHDLFAQQARLFAQLRAWQVAPVEEAAAV from the coding sequence ATGACGACGTCCCATCCGACTCCCCCGACCGGCCGCCTCGGCGTGCTCACCCCAGGCCTCGGCGCCGTGGCCTCGACGTTCATGGCTGGCGTGATCGCCGCGCGCCAGGGGCGCGCCGTCCCGATCGGCTCGCTGAGCCAGCTCGCGCACCTGCCCGCGACCGACACCGCCGACCGGCGCTTCGTGCGCGACGCGGTGCCTCTCGCCACGCTCGACGATCTCGTGTTCGGGGGCTGGGATCCCATCTCCACGACGGCACTGGACGCGGCCCGCACGGCCCGCGTGCTCGCCGCGGCCGACATCGACCCGATCGCCGACGAGCTGGCGCGCATCGTGACGATGCCGGCCGTCTTCGACCGCCGCTGGGTCTCCCGGCTGGATGGCCCCAACGTCAAGCCGCTCGCCTCGAAGTGGGACCAGGCGCACGCCCTGATGGACGACATGGCCGACTTCAAGGTGCGCCACCGCTGCGACCGGTTGGTGATGGTCTGGTGCGGCTCGACGGAAGCCTGGTCGGCGCCTGCGCCGGTGCACGCCTCGGTCGCGACCTTCGAGCAGGGGCTGAAGACCAACGATCCGGCCATCGCGCCGAGCCAGATCTACGCGTATGCCGCGCTGATGGCGGGCGTGCCCTTCGCCAACGGCGCGCCGAACCTCACGCTCGACCTGCCGTGCATGACCGAGCTCGCGCAGGTCCGTGGCGTCCCCGTCGCCGGGAAGGACTTCAAGACGGGCCAGACGTGGATGAAGACGCTCCTCGCGCCGGGCATCAAGGCGCGGATGCTCGGCCTGCGAGGCTGGTACTCGACGAACATCCTCGGCAACCGCGACGGGGAAGTGCTCGATGCCCCCGAGAACTTCAAGTCCAAGGAAGTCTCCAAGCTCGGCGTGCTCGACAGCATCCTCGAGCCCGGGACCTACCCGGATCTGTACGGCCGTCTCGACCACGTGGTGCGCATCAACTACTACCCGCCGCGTGGTGACGACAAGGAAGGCTGGGACAACCTCGACATCTTCGGCTGGCTCGGCTACCCGATGCAGATCAAGGTCGACTTCCTGTGCCGCGACTCGATCCTGGCCGCACCGATCGTGCTCGACCTCGCGCTGTTCCTCGACCTGGCCCACCGGGCCGGTTCGTCGGGCGTGCAGGAGTGGCTGTCGTTCTACCTCAAGGCGCCGCAGGGGGCGGGCGCAGCCGCGGTGAACCACGACCTGTTCGCGCAGCAGGCGCGCCTGTTCGCGCAACTGCGCGCATGGCAGGTCGCGCCCGTCGAGGAAGCGGCCGCCGTCTGA
- a CDS encoding LysR family transcriptional regulator: MLPDLSIRQLEYLVAVDETATWAQAAATVGVSASALSQGLAELERRLGVPLFDRESRRRQLRPAAAPVLAHARQVLGLTGDLARWADRVRRGVAGRVRLGMIDAAAVVHFPDHLQAFRAAHPEIELLLRVAPSATLFKLLAAGHVDLVVGVAPPRPPSHCTMTAVRTETLSVYGPPGRTVGRPASWGPWVLFPAGSHTRALVVAELRRLGAPLEVVAESHQPEVLREMVRLGAGWTVLPAAQAEDGHRPLQGGRALVTRQLVLATRDSAAPDPAVALLATRLQQDRPGRPRRGRPGVRPGV, translated from the coding sequence ATGCTTCCCGACCTCTCGATTCGCCAGCTCGAGTACCTGGTCGCCGTCGACGAGACCGCCACGTGGGCACAGGCCGCGGCGACCGTCGGGGTGAGCGCGTCGGCGTTGTCGCAGGGCCTGGCGGAGCTCGAGCGGCGCCTCGGCGTGCCGCTCTTCGATCGGGAGTCACGCCGGCGGCAGCTGCGACCCGCGGCCGCGCCCGTGCTCGCGCACGCGCGACAGGTGCTCGGCCTCACCGGCGACCTGGCGCGCTGGGCCGACCGGGTGCGACGGGGCGTGGCCGGCCGGGTCCGGCTGGGGATGATCGATGCGGCCGCCGTCGTGCACTTCCCCGATCACCTCCAGGCCTTCCGCGCGGCACATCCGGAGATCGAGTTGCTGCTGCGCGTGGCGCCGTCGGCGACGCTCTTCAAGCTGCTGGCCGCCGGCCACGTAGATCTGGTGGTCGGCGTGGCGCCGCCGCGGCCGCCGTCCCACTGCACGATGACGGCGGTGCGCACCGAGACCCTGTCGGTCTACGGGCCACCCGGCCGCACCGTGGGGCGGCCGGCGTCCTGGGGCCCATGGGTGCTCTTCCCCGCCGGTTCGCACACGCGGGCCCTCGTGGTCGCCGAACTGCGCCGCCTCGGCGCGCCACTCGAGGTCGTCGCCGAGAGCCACCAACCGGAGGTCCTGCGCGAGATGGTCAGGCTGGGCGCCGGATGGACCGTCCTGCCGGCTGCGCAGGCCGAGGACGGGCATCGCCCGCTGCAGGGGGGACGAGCGCTCGTGACGCGGCAACTGGTGCTGGCCACGCGCGACAGCGCGGCGCCCGACCCCGCCGTGGCGCTGCTCGCCACGCGGCTGCAACAGGACCGCCCCGGTCGCCCCCGGCGAGGCAGGCCCGGGGTACGCCCGGGAGTGTAG
- a CDS encoding pyridoxal-dependent decarboxylase — translation MSTSYKDLVSQLRSAFPAPVSDRLHDAYFVFSCLRALDQVDALKSAAPMLGTPVTLDYDAARRRRVGEHPMTLEAVTSELVQYLSGMFIWGHPRAQINVVPPPTIPSIIGGLLPSIYNPNLVSDESSRQVSIAEVEAIAMTAGLVGYDPAVADGVFTFGGTGTLMYAGKIGLEKAMPGVRESGLREPAVLVCSDRAHYANLTVANWLGLGEAQVVKVPSTDDNEIRIDAYTRELTSLVDAGARIACIVATMGTTDAFGLDDLAAMVRVRDELVQSRGLDYVPHVHADAVIGWAWSVFNDYDFDGNPLGFRHRTVRALAGTARRIRHLGLADSLGVDYHKTGFTPYISSAVLVKDGRDLTRLARREEDTPYIFQSGERHPGRYTIETSRAGSGPLAALANLRLFGRQGLQALLGHLVAMAEELREQLEGHPSTTVLNGDNFGPVTLFRVYPDDVDTFAMPEQERRDPAYRERLLAHNAYNRRVFELIQADALQGVGVVISLTDCYRESEYGEPIVALKSYILSPFSDEAQVHAVLDSIAKARRAIAAGA, via the coding sequence ATGAGCACCTCGTACAAGGACCTCGTCAGCCAGCTCCGATCCGCCTTCCCCGCGCCCGTCTCCGACCGCCTGCACGACGCGTACTTCGTGTTCTCGTGCCTGCGCGCGCTCGACCAGGTGGACGCGCTCAAGTCGGCGGCCCCGATGCTGGGGACGCCCGTCACGCTGGACTACGACGCCGCGCGGCGACGGCGGGTCGGCGAGCACCCGATGACCCTCGAGGCGGTCACGAGCGAGCTCGTGCAGTACCTGTCGGGCATGTTCATCTGGGGGCATCCGCGCGCCCAGATCAACGTCGTGCCGCCGCCCACGATCCCCAGCATCATCGGTGGACTGCTGCCCTCGATCTACAACCCGAACCTGGTGAGCGACGAGTCGTCGCGGCAGGTGTCGATCGCGGAGGTCGAGGCCATCGCGATGACTGCCGGGCTGGTCGGCTACGACCCGGCGGTCGCCGACGGGGTGTTCACCTTCGGCGGCACGGGCACGCTGATGTACGCCGGCAAGATCGGCCTCGAGAAGGCGATGCCCGGCGTGCGCGAGTCGGGGCTGCGCGAGCCGGCCGTGCTGGTGTGTTCCGATCGCGCCCACTACGCGAACCTCACCGTGGCCAACTGGCTCGGGCTCGGCGAGGCGCAGGTCGTGAAGGTGCCCTCGACCGACGACAACGAGATCCGCATCGACGCCTACACGCGGGAGCTCACGTCGCTGGTCGATGCCGGCGCGCGCATCGCGTGCATCGTCGCCACCATGGGCACGACCGACGCCTTCGGGCTCGACGACCTGGCCGCCATGGTGCGGGTGCGCGACGAGCTCGTGCAGTCGCGCGGGCTCGACTACGTGCCCCACGTGCACGCCGACGCCGTCATCGGCTGGGCGTGGAGCGTGTTCAACGACTACGACTTCGACGGCAACCCGCTCGGGTTCCGCCACCGCACCGTGCGTGCGCTGGCCGGCACGGCCCGCCGCATCCGGCACCTCGGCCTGGCCGACTCGCTCGGCGTCGACTACCACAAGACCGGATTCACGCCCTACATCTCGAGCGCGGTGCTGGTGAAGGACGGGCGCGACCTCACCCGCCTGGCGCGACGCGAGGAAGACACGCCCTACATCTTCCAGTCGGGCGAGCGGCACCCGGGCAGGTACACCATCGAGACTTCGCGGGCCGGCAGCGGCCCGCTGGCGGCGCTGGCCAACCTGCGGCTGTTCGGCCGGCAGGGACTGCAGGCGCTGCTCGGTCACCTGGTGGCCATGGCGGAGGAACTGCGCGAGCAGCTCGAGGGCCATCCGTCCACCACGGTGCTCAACGGCGACAACTTCGGGCCGGTGACCCTGTTCCGGGTGTATCCCGACGACGTGGACACGTTCGCGATGCCGGAACAGGAGCGGCGCGACCCGGCGTATCGCGAGCGCTTGCTGGCCCACAACGCGTACAACCGACGGGTCTTCGAGTTGATTCAGGCCGATGCGCTGCAGGGGGTCGGCGTGGTGATCTCGCTGACCGACTGCTACCGCGAGAGCGAGTACGGCGAACCCATCGTGGCGCTCAAGTCCTACATCCTGAGCCCGTTCTCCGACGAGGCGCAGGTGCACGCGGTGCTCGACTCGATCGCCAAGGCACGCCGCGCCATCGCCGCCGGCGCCTGA
- a CDS encoding phage tail protein, with protein MSRQDPYANFKFLVEIDGATPAGFTEVSGLAAEIEPFDYREGGDRAHARKLPGLRKFGDVTLKRGFTADRDMWQWFRTGLDGQVQRRTVRIVLLDEDRNPVGAWTLRQAWITRWEGPHLSTIDGAVAIETIVLAHEGLEFE; from the coding sequence ATGAGCCGACAGGATCCCTACGCCAACTTCAAGTTCCTCGTCGAGATCGACGGCGCCACGCCGGCCGGCTTCACGGAGGTGTCCGGGCTGGCCGCCGAGATCGAGCCGTTCGACTATCGCGAGGGCGGTGACCGGGCCCACGCCCGCAAGCTCCCCGGCCTGCGGAAGTTCGGCGACGTGACCCTGAAGCGCGGATTCACGGCCGACCGCGACATGTGGCAGTGGTTCAGGACCGGCCTCGACGGCCAGGTGCAGCGCCGCACCGTCCGCATCGTGCTGCTCGACGAGGACCGCAATCCCGTCGGCGCGTGGACGCTCCGACAGGCCTGGATCACCCGATGGGAGGGACCGCACCTCTCGACGATCGACGGGGCGGTCGCCATCGAGACCATCGTGCTCGCGCACGAAGGACTCGAGTTCGAGTAG